From the genome of Halomonas sp. 1513, one region includes:
- a CDS encoding histidine/lysine/arginine/ornithine ABC transporter ATP-binding protein, translating to MAATPMPLEARNIKKRFGDTEVLKGLSLQAHKGDVITLIGASGSGKSTFLRCMNLLEQPDEGDLLMHGEEIRFKQTRRGREPADWKQVVRMRAKLSMVFQSFNLWAHMTLLENIIEAPVHVLGKPKKEAIEQAQALLERVGLTARANAYPAQMSGGQQQRGAIARALAMEPEVMLFDEPTSALDPELVGDVLKVMRDLAAEGRTMVVVTHEMSFARDVSSQVIYLHQGLVEEAGPPQDVLANPSSPRLQQFLAPKY from the coding sequence ATGGCCGCAACGCCAATGCCCCTCGAAGCGCGCAACATCAAGAAGCGTTTTGGCGACACCGAGGTACTCAAAGGCCTCTCGCTACAAGCCCACAAGGGAGACGTCATCACCCTGATCGGCGCCTCCGGCTCCGGCAAGAGCACCTTTCTACGCTGCATGAACCTGCTCGAGCAGCCCGACGAGGGCGACCTGCTGATGCACGGCGAAGAGATCCGCTTCAAGCAGACCCGGCGCGGCCGCGAGCCGGCCGACTGGAAGCAGGTGGTGCGCATGCGCGCCAAGCTGTCGATGGTCTTCCAGAGCTTCAACCTGTGGGCGCACATGACGCTGCTCGAGAACATCATCGAGGCGCCGGTTCACGTGCTCGGCAAGCCCAAGAAAGAGGCCATCGAGCAGGCCCAGGCGCTGCTCGAGCGGGTCGGCCTCACGGCGCGTGCCAACGCCTACCCGGCCCAGATGTCAGGTGGCCAGCAGCAGCGCGGTGCGATCGCCCGGGCCCTGGCCATGGAGCCGGAGGTGATGCTGTTCGACGAACCCACCTCGGCGCTCGACCCGGAGCTGGTCGGCGACGTGCTCAAGGTGATGCGCGACCTGGCCGCCGAAGGCCGGACCATGGTGGTGGTCACCCACGAGATGAGCTTCGCCCGGGATGTCTCCAGCCAGGTGATCTACCTGCACCAGGGCCTGGTCGAAGAGGCCGGCCCGCCCCAGGATGTGCTGGCCAACCCAAGTTCGCCGCGCCTCCAGCAGTTCCTGGCGCCCAAGTACTGA
- a CDS encoding ABC transporter translates to MLDLQGYGPRLIEGAGVTLSLALLSLILAIVLGLLTASAKMSRSWSLHKIATLYTTVIRGVPDLVLMMLLFFGGQMALNVATDALYDRFGVDWYINLNAFAAGVITIGFIFGAYMGETFRGAFLAVDEGQIEAGKAYGMSDWLVFRRIRFPLMMRHALPGLSNNWMVLLKTTALVSVIGLSDMVRVAAEASRATHEPFTFLLPVAAIYLLIASVSEWLFARLQKRYNVGFGGH, encoded by the coding sequence ATGCTTGATCTGCAAGGCTACGGCCCGCGACTGATCGAAGGCGCCGGGGTCACCCTGTCACTGGCGCTGCTGTCGCTGATCCTGGCCATCGTGCTGGGCCTGCTCACCGCCAGCGCCAAGATGTCGCGCAGCTGGTCGCTGCACAAGATCGCCACCCTCTACACCACGGTGATCCGTGGCGTACCCGATCTGGTGCTGATGATGCTGCTGTTCTTCGGCGGCCAGATGGCGCTAAACGTGGCGACCGACGCCCTCTACGACCGCTTCGGGGTGGACTGGTACATCAATCTCAACGCCTTTGCCGCCGGGGTGATCACCATCGGTTTCATCTTCGGCGCCTACATGGGTGAAACCTTCCGCGGCGCCTTCCTGGCCGTCGACGAGGGCCAGATCGAGGCCGGCAAGGCCTACGGCATGAGCGACTGGCTGGTGTTCCGGCGCATCCGCTTTCCGCTGATGATGCGCCACGCCCTGCCGGGCCTCTCCAACAACTGGATGGTACTGCTCAAGACCACCGCGCTGGTCTCGGTGATCGGCCTCTCGGATATGGTTCGGGTGGCCGCCGAGGCCTCCCGCGCCACCCATGAGCCCTTTACCTTTCTGCTGCCAGTTGCGGCCATCTATCTGCTGATCGCCAGCGTCTCGGAGTGGCTCTTCGCACGGCTGCAGAAGCGCTACAACGTCGGCTTCGGAGGGCACTGA
- a CDS encoding amino acid ABC transporter permease (with HisJPQ is involved in transport of histidine, lysine, arginine and ornithine): MELMTWFTDLLDGNLIFTPRTLGYYWDGLVTTTQLVFLSLLAGLILAVPLAIGRSSRHRWISLPIYAYTYVFRGTPLLIQLYIIYYGVVFVDGIQETIFWPLLREAFYPALIAFTLNTAAYTTEIFRGAIKATSRGEIEAARAYGMSNALTMRRIVLPSAFRRALPAYGNEVIFMLHASAIASVVTLMDLTGAARFVYARFYAPFEAFLFVAAIYLCLTFAILYFFRFLEKRLLAHLRPA; this comes from the coding sequence ATGGAACTCATGACCTGGTTCACCGACCTGCTCGACGGCAACCTGATCTTCACCCCGCGGACCCTGGGCTACTACTGGGACGGCCTGGTGACCACCACCCAGCTGGTGTTCCTGTCGCTGCTCGCCGGCCTGATACTGGCCGTGCCGCTGGCCATCGGCCGCAGCTCGCGCCACCGCTGGATCAGCCTGCCGATCTACGCCTACACCTATGTGTTCCGCGGCACCCCGCTGCTGATCCAGCTCTACATCATTTACTACGGGGTGGTGTTCGTCGACGGCATCCAGGAGACGATCTTCTGGCCGCTGCTGCGCGAGGCCTTCTACCCGGCACTGATCGCCTTCACCCTCAACACCGCGGCCTACACCACCGAGATCTTTCGCGGCGCGATCAAGGCCACCTCGCGCGGTGAGATCGAGGCGGCCCGCGCCTACGGCATGTCCAATGCCCTGACCATGCGCCGCATCGTGCTGCCCAGCGCCTTTCGCCGCGCCCTGCCGGCCTACGGCAACGAGGTGATCTTCATGCTGCATGCCAGCGCCATCGCCAGCGTGGTCACGCTGATGGACCTGACCGGGGCGGCACGCTTCGTCTACGCGCGCTTCTACGCGCCGTTCGAGGCCTTCCTGTTCGTGGCGGCGATCTACCTGTGCCTGACCTTCGCCATCCTCTACTTCTTCCGTTTCCTCGAGAAACGGCTGCTGGCGCATCTCAGGCCGGCATGA
- a CDS encoding nickel transporter has product MKKLLTITILGAAMVAGTAQARDYDHVRFGVDVPYEPMEYRTPDGELTGFDIDLGNALCEEIGITCEWIVQEWDGIIPGLMSRNYDAIMSSMTINDERRQTVLFSDPYFTPPSAWFAPADSELDDATEESLDGKTIGVQRGTLQDNFATDMFGSVANVSRYSTADDMVLDMQAGRLDIVFLDYPVGKSTLLDSESRDYKVVGEMITEPKEYFGDGFGIAFRQRDEALAERFNEALATLQDDGTYDEIYERYFGDDE; this is encoded by the coding sequence ATGAAAAAGCTGCTCACCATCACGATTCTCGGCGCCGCCATGGTCGCCGGGACCGCCCAGGCCCGCGACTACGATCACGTGCGCTTCGGCGTCGACGTGCCCTACGAGCCGATGGAGTACCGCACCCCGGACGGCGAACTGACCGGTTTCGATATCGACCTGGGTAACGCCCTGTGCGAGGAGATAGGCATCACCTGTGAGTGGATCGTGCAGGAGTGGGACGGCATCATCCCCGGCCTGATGTCGCGCAACTATGACGCCATCATGTCGTCGATGACCATCAACGACGAGCGCCGCCAGACGGTGCTGTTCTCCGACCCCTACTTCACCCCGCCGTCGGCCTGGTTCGCCCCGGCCGACAGCGAGCTCGACGACGCCACCGAGGAGAGCCTCGACGGCAAGACCATCGGCGTGCAGCGCGGCACCCTGCAGGACAACTTCGCCACCGACATGTTCGGCAGCGTAGCAAACGTCAGCCGCTACTCCACCGCCGACGACATGGTGCTGGACATGCAGGCCGGCCGCCTGGATATCGTGTTCCTCGACTATCCGGTAGGCAAGTCGACCCTGCTCGACAGCGAAAGCCGCGACTACAAGGTGGTCGGCGAGATGATCACCGAGCCCAAGGAGTACTTCGGCGACGGCTTCGGCATCGCCTTCCGCCAGCGTGACGAGGCACTCGCCGAGCGCTTCAACGAGGCCCTGGCGACGCTGCAAGACGACGGCACCTACGACGAGATCTACGAGCGCTACTTCGGCGACGACGAGTAA